The sequence TCATCAAATCTTGCGGCGGCAAAGGTTTGCCGGAGCCTGTTGTCAAAAATCACACGAGATCGATTCTCATGGCTCTTTCTCATATGCACGCACTCGGGTACGTGCACTGCGATATTAAGCCACACAACGTCTTACTGGTTAAAGGAGGTGACGAGAAAACGAGTGCGAACACTTTTGGCGAAGAGACTGCAAAGCTCGCAGATCTCGGAAGTGCTATTAACATGCGTGGCGGCGATGATGAGGATGTCGGGGGATTCAGGGGCACCGTTCTTTATGCGGCACCGGAGTCGATAGCCAATCAAAGATACGTACCTCAATCAGATGTTTGGTCTTTGGGATGCATCCTCTTTCTCATGTGGACTGGGAAATCGCCTTGGAAGTTCGACAACCGGACGACTCCCGCGGATGTGATGATGACGATCGGCTGTAGTGATCAGATTCCAGAGATCCCGAGTACGAAGAAGATTTCGATAGAGGCTGTAGATTTTCTCAAGATGTGTTTTGTCAAGGATCCAAGATCAAGATGTACTGCAGACATGCTTCTTGATAATCCCTTTGTCAAAGCTAGAAACGCTGCCCCTCATGCCGGAAAATGCAGCAGCCACCACCACCATCACCATTATCTCACCTCAAGATTATCTCACGGCATCAGTTCATTGGTCCCCAGCTGTTTTCATGTCGTTGACTCCGCTGCAGTCCGTCCTGTTTAATGTGATCAACGGCAGAACAAAAAAGTTGTAAATAGAtctatttttttctatgtatttTCCAAATTTTAGTATAAATTTCCGATCGAAAGCATGTACATTGCCTCCAAGCGTACCATGCACTCTTTTCTATCATAGGCTGAAGCAGTCCAGTCCAGCCTTGTGACATTGTttgtaattaaatataaaattttgataaaacaacAACAGTCGTCCTACAAACggtcaaatatttgaattattataatgtttaaaagatttgacttATACTATTTGTAttagataatttttttgtaaaacgaCAAGCATTTGGTCataaaaaaatacttaattaTGTTTCGGATCATGCTCAACTACCTCTTTGGCGATAGGTCATCTCCCAGCCTTTCAGCGAGGACTAATCATGGACCAGCTCTTCGGCGAGATGTAATATGTGGCCAACTTTTATGCTAAAGGTCATCCGCTAGATCTCAGGTCATCTCCGTTCAAATACATCAGTTTTAGGAAGATCTCTTGTTTCTAGTCGTTCTCGTACAATCCTAGTTGTATCGATGGACAATTCTAGTTGTATCGATGGACTCTCGTCACCTCGATTTCAATATTTGTATTCAGACTAACCTTACAGTGATCCCATACATCAAATATTGCACAAATACCCTATTAAACTGCTCAAGCTCAGGAGCTATATTTACGTCAAGATCACCCTGCCTCGGTTACGCCAGGCTATAAAGATCCTTATTCAACCttatgtgagaacccgaatttccAGCAGCTAGCATTCTCGCAGCAACTAACAATATTCAATAGCAATGGAAAATTTcagcagaagctaacaattccaAAAGCAGTCAATAATTTAGAAGATGATATTTTCCAGCAGACGGATTTCCAGCAGAAGCTAttatttcagaagctggtattTTTCCAGCATATTAGAATCCAGCAGACAGAATCCAACAGAAGAAGAGCGAATTCCAGCAGACAGTTACTGAGTCAGCttagacttgtaactgaagcatta comes from Primulina huaijiensis isolate GDHJ02 chromosome 2, ASM1229523v2, whole genome shotgun sequence and encodes:
- the LOC140960122 gene encoding mitogen-activated protein kinase kinase kinase 20-like is translated as MALSHMHALGYVHCDIKPHNVLLVKGGDEKTSANTFGEETAKLADLGSAINMRGGDDEDVGGFRGTVLYAAPESIANQRYVPQSDVWSLGCILFLMWTGKSPWKFDNRTTPADVMMTIGCSDQIPEIPSTKKISIEAVDFLKMCFVKDPRSRCTADMLLDNPFVKARNAAPHAGKCSSHHHHHHYLTSRLSHGISSLVPSCFHVVDSAAVRPV